In Thermodesulfobacteriota bacterium, the following are encoded in one genomic region:
- the rmuC gene encoding DNA recombination protein RmuC: MRRTEEMEDVTSHLIFFLFGLVTGGSLLYFLFRARNALTESQIRSLQTEIEDSKKRLFEVQLELKEALDSKARAEENAKRLPEIEKLIADLREENVNLKTRVAELTKEKELDSEKIRWVEEAQNRLREVFQALASEVLQSSSEEFLKYTRSQLETLLTQMKGDLSTHKAEFKNIVEPLEATLKTLDQYIRDLERKREGAYQGLQEQLKQLAQTHKELHTTTVSLVQALKSPTVRGKWGEYQLRRLVEMAGMVEHVDFKEQTTSDHRRPDMIIYLPNEGVLALDAKTPMQAYLEALEAQDEKTRDAKLSDHARSLKERVKELSDKEYWQRFAKAPEFVIMFVPNEACLSSAFERDPSLLDFAIEKRVFPASPLSLLALLKAIAFGWQQHRMVENASEIARHGKQLCERLSNFLDHLIKTGESLSGAVANYNKTIGSLEARLLPAAKKLRDLCALSEDTPDVKTIDIQVRLPLKEEESA; the protein is encoded by the coding sequence ATGAGAAGGACCGAAGAGATGGAGGATGTAACGAGCCATCTTATCTTTTTCCTTTTCGGCCTTGTTACCGGAGGAAGCTTACTTTACTTCCTTTTTAGGGCTAGAAATGCATTGACAGAGTCTCAGATCAGATCTTTGCAGACGGAAATAGAGGACAGTAAAAAGCGTCTTTTTGAGGTTCAACTTGAGCTAAAAGAGGCGTTGGACTCCAAAGCTAGGGCAGAAGAGAACGCAAAAAGATTACCGGAGATTGAAAAACTAATTGCGGATCTGCGAGAAGAAAACGTAAATCTAAAAACGAGAGTTGCAGAACTGACAAAGGAGAAGGAGCTTGACAGCGAGAAGATCCGTTGGGTAGAAGAGGCTCAAAACCGACTTAGGGAGGTTTTTCAAGCTCTTGCGTCAGAGGTTTTGCAATCTAGCTCCGAGGAATTTTTAAAGTATACGCGTTCCCAGCTTGAGACCCTTCTTACACAGATGAAAGGGGATCTTTCAACACATAAGGCCGAGTTTAAAAATATTGTAGAGCCGCTAGAAGCGACATTGAAGACGCTCGATCAGTATATCCGGGATCTGGAAAGGAAGAGGGAAGGGGCATATCAGGGATTGCAGGAACAATTAAAACAGCTGGCCCAAACACATAAGGAGCTTCACACAACAACTGTGAGCCTTGTTCAGGCCTTAAAATCTCCGACTGTTCGAGGCAAATGGGGTGAGTACCAGCTAAGACGGCTTGTGGAGATGGCAGGAATGGTGGAACATGTAGACTTTAAAGAACAGACAACCTCTGACCACAGGCGACCGGACATGATCATTTATTTGCCAAACGAAGGTGTATTGGCCCTTGATGCAAAGACACCAATGCAGGCTTATCTCGAGGCACTCGAAGCGCAGGATGAGAAAACACGAGACGCAAAGCTTTCCGACCACGCGCGATCTTTAAAGGAAAGGGTTAAGGAGCTTTCTGACAAAGAATACTGGCAAAGATTTGCAAAGGCACCGGAATTCGTCATCATGTTTGTGCCCAACGAAGCATGCCTTAGTTCTGCCTTTGAGCGGGACCCGAGCCTGCTCGATTTTGCCATAGAGAAAAGAGTTTTTCCTGCAAGTCCATTGAGCCTCCTTGCGCTTCTTAAGGCAATAGCTTTCGGGTGGCAGCAGCACAGGATGGTTGAGAATGCAAGCGAAATAGCGAGGCATGGAAAGCAGTTATGTGAAAGACTTTCCAATTTTTTGGATCACTTAATAAAGACTGGCGAGTCCTTAAGTGGAGCAGTCGCGAACTACAACAAAACTATAGGTTCTTTAGAGGCGAGACTACTTCCCGCCGCGAAAAAATTGAGAGATCTATGCGCGCTTTCTGAAGACACACCGGATGTAAAAACAATCGATATCCAAGTACGACTACCACTAAAAGAAGAGGAAAGCGCATAA